The following proteins are encoded in a genomic region of Hemibagrus wyckioides isolate EC202008001 linkage group LG29, SWU_Hwy_1.0, whole genome shotgun sequence:
- the LOC131349012 gene encoding uncharacterized protein LOC131349012 isoform X2 has translation MELVLSDQEVMMCEAAAVLLKGYGLLRRKLDKVKDAQRWKEWSLPLARLPLIKMGDDLASRNLIYPALICYVVAKLELGSRRHFQLIGYDSVPFGLTVFVNPIMRTEMYEYVLWLTSGQAQPSFHFTPLLDLPVVCGQQKSFLRFT, from the exons atggagctcgtgttgagtgaccag GAAGTGATGATGTGCGAAGCCGCAGCCGTCCTCTTGAAAGGCTACGGCTTGCTCCGGAGGAAACTAGATAAA GTCAAAGACGCTCAGAGATGGAAGGAGTGGAGCCTTCCTCTGGCTCGACTTCCTCTGATTAAGATGGGAGATGATCTCG CCTCCAGAAATCTGATCTACCCAGCGCTTATCTGCTACGTGGTGGCGAAACTGGAGCTGGGGTCGCGTAGACACTTCCAGTTGATTGGATACGACAG TGTGCCATTTGGCTTGACGGTCTTCGTCAATCCCATCATGAGAACTGAGATGTATGAATACGTGCTGTGGCTGACCTCAGGACAGGCCCAGCCAAGCTTCCATTTTACACCTCTCTTAGATCTTCCAGTTGTGTGTGGCCAGCAGAAATCTTTTTTACGGTTCACCTGA
- the LOC131349012 gene encoding serine/threonine-protein kinase pim-1-like isoform X1, translated as MVSTSQRFRVSEIQELKHDPPNEPIPELQPPGPEQLAELEALLSSRYQLGDLLGNGCFGFVFKAVRIADNKKVAVKVVKKSGFTTTMKMPGETEELPSEVALMRMVSEPPVCSNVVELLEWFDMGHQFVMIMEWPSPSMDLLEFMELQGGSLSEAQARDIMVQVIRAARHCCERGMVHRDIKAENLIINPETLEVKLIDFGCGELLKDTPSKHFVTLLLVFFLSFVLRHYIPYTS; from the exons ATGGTGTCTACCAGCCAGAGATTCAGAGTCTCTGAGATTCAGGAGTTAAAACATGATCCCCCGAATGAGCCGATCCCTGAACTCCAGCCTCCTGGTCCGGAGCAGCTTGCTGAACTGGAAG CTTTGCTTTCTTCACGGTACCAGTTGGGAGATCTGCTGGGGAACGGATGCTTCGGCTTTGTCTTCAAAGCGGTCCGGATCGCAGATAATAAAAAG GTCGCTGTTAAAGTCGTCAAGAAGTCCGGATTTACCACAACTATGAAAATG CCTGGAGAGACAGAGGAGCTGCCCTCAGAGGTGGCGCTAATGAGAATGGTGTCTGAGCCACCTGTCTGTAGCAACGTTGTGGAGTTACTGGAGTGGTTTGACATGGGCCATCAGTTCGTCATGATCATGGAATGGCCCAGTCCCAGTATGGACCTCTTGGAATTCATGGAGCTTCAGGGTGGTTCCCTGTCTGAAGCACAGGCTCGAGACATCATGGTGCAGGTGATTCGGGCGGCTCGTCACTGCTGTGAACGTGGAATGGTACACAGAGACATCAAGGCCGAGAATCTCATCATCAACCCCGAAACCCTGGAAGTGAAACTGATTGATTTTGGCTGTGGGGAATTGCTGAAGGACACTCCCAGCAAACATTTTGTGACATTGCTCTTggtgttctttctctcttttgtaCTCAGGCACTATATTCCTTATACCTCCTGA